In Lutra lutra chromosome 13, mLutLut1.2, whole genome shotgun sequence, one genomic interval encodes:
- the DBH gene encoding dopamine beta-hydroxylase isoform X1: MQVPSPSAREAASMYGTAVAVFLVILVAALQGSGPPESPFPYRVPLDPEGSLELSWNVSYTQETVYFQLLVRELKAGVLFGMSNRGELENADLVVLWTDGDSAYFGDAWSDEQGRIHLDSQQDYQLLQARRTPEGLCLLFKRPFGTCDPKDYLIEDGTVHLVYGVLEEPFGSLEAINTSGLQIGLQRVQLLKPNISIPALPSDLLTMEIRAPDVLIPGKKTTYWCHITELPEGFSRHHIVMYEPIVTKGNEALVHHMEVFQCSAQFERVPPFSGPCDSKMKPDQLNYCRHVLAAWALGAKAFYYPEEAGLAFGGAGSSRFLRLEVHYHNPLEIQGRRDSSGLRLYYTATLRRFDAGIMELGLVYTPLMAIPPQETAFVLTGYCTDKCTQMALPPSGIRIFASQLHTHLTGRKVVTVLARNGQEREIVNRDDHYSPHFQEIRMLKKVVSVHPGDVLITSCTYNTGDRDLATVGGFGILEEMCVNYVHYYPRTQLELCKSAVDAGFLRKYFHTVNRFNAEEVCTCPQASVPEQFASVPWNSFSRDMLKAVYGFAPISVHCNKSTAVRFPGEWDLQPLPKITSKLEEPTPRCPASRGQSPTSPTVVSIGGSRS, encoded by the exons ATGCAGGTCCCCAGCCCCAGCGCGCGTGAGGCGGCCTCCATGTACGGCACAGCGGTGGCTGTCTTCCTGGTCATCCTCGTGGCCGCGCTGCAGGGCTCGGGACCCCCCGAGAGTCCCTTCCCCTACCGAGTACCGTTGGACCCCGAGGGGTCCCTGGAGCTCTCCTGGAATGTCAGCTACACGCAGGAGACGGTCTACTTCCAGCTCCTGGTGCGGGAACTCAAGGCCGGGGTCCTGTTCGGGATGTCAAACCGTGGGGAGCTGGAGAACGCTGACCTGGTCGTGCTCTGGACCGACGGGGACAGTGCCTACTTTGGG GATGCCTGGAGTGACGAGCAGGGGCGGATCCACCTAGATTCCCAGCAGGATTACCAGCTGCTGCAGGCTCGGAGGACGCCGGAAGGCCTGTGCCTGCTCTTCAAGCGGCCCTTTGGCACCTGTGACCCCAAGGACTACCTCATTGAG GATGGCACCGTCCACCTGGTGTACGGGGTCTTGGAGGAGCCTTTCGGGTCGCTGGAGGCCATCAATACGTCGGGGCTGCAGATCGGGCTACAGAGGGTCCAGCTGCTGAAACCCAACATCTCCATCCCGGCCTTGCCCTCGGACTTGCTCACCATGGAGATCCGCGCCCCGGACGTCCTGATCCCCGGCAAGAAGACCACGTACTGGTGCCACATCACCGAGCTTCCAGAGGGCTTCTCTCGGCACCACATCGTCATG TACGAGCCCATCGTCACCAAGGGCAATGAGGCCCTGGTCCACCACATGGAGGTCTTCCAGTGCTCCGCCCAGTTCGAGCGCGTCCCCCCATTCAGCGGGCCCTGCGACTCCAAGATGAAGCCCGATCAGCTCAACTACTGTCGCCACGTGCTGGCCGCCTGGGCACTGGGCGCCAAG GCCTTTTACTATCCAGAAGAAGCAGGCCTTGCCTTTGGGGGCGCCGGGTCCTCCAGATTCCTCCGTCTGGAAGTTCACTACCACAACCCGCTGGAGATCCAAG GCCGGCGGGACTCCTCCGGCCTCCGCCTGTACTACACGGCCACGCTCCGGCGCTTCGACGCGGGGATCATGGAGCTGGGGCTGGTGTACACGCCCCTGATGGCCATCCCCCCGCAGGAGACGGCCTTCGTCCTCACCGGCTACTGCACCGACAAGTGCACCCAGATG GCCCTGCCGCCCTCAGGGATCCGCATCTTCGCCTCTCAGCTCCACACACACCTGACCGGGAGAAAGGTGGTCACCGTGCTGGCCCGGAATGGCCAAGAGAGGGAGATCGTGAACCGGGATGACCACTACAGCCCTCACTTCCAG GAGATACGCATGTTGAAGAAGGTCGTGTCTGTGCACCCG GGGGACGTGCTCATCACTTCCTGTACCTACAACACAGGGGACAGGGACCTGGCCACTGTG GGGGGCTTCGGGATCCTGGAGGAGATGTGCGTCAACTACGTGCACTACTACCCCCGCACGCAGCTGGAGCTCTGCAAGAGTGCGGTGGACGCCGGCTTCCTGCGGAAGTATTTCCACACCGTGAACAG GTTCAATGCGGAGGAAGTGTGCACCTGCCCTCAGGCCTCTGTCCCTGAGCAGTTTGCTTCCGTTCCCTGGAACTCCTTCAGTCGAGACATGCTCAAGGCCGTGTACGGCTTCGCACCCATCTCCGTGCACTGCAACAAGTCCACGGCCGTCCGCTTCCCG GGTGAGTGGGATCTGCAGCCCCTGCCCAAGATCACCTCCAAGCTAGAAGAGCCCACCCCTCGGTGTCCAGCCAGCCGGGGTCAGAGCCCCACCAGCCCCACTGTGGTCAGCATTGGTGGGAGCAGAAGCTGA
- the DBH gene encoding dopamine beta-hydroxylase isoform X2 translates to MYGTAVAVFLVILVAALQGSGPPESPFPYRVPLDPEGSLELSWNVSYTQETVYFQLLVRELKAGVLFGMSNRGELENADLVVLWTDGDSAYFGDAWSDEQGRIHLDSQQDYQLLQARRTPEGLCLLFKRPFGTCDPKDYLIEDGTVHLVYGVLEEPFGSLEAINTSGLQIGLQRVQLLKPNISIPALPSDLLTMEIRAPDVLIPGKKTTYWCHITELPEGFSRHHIVMAFYYPEEAGLAFGGAGSSRFLRLEVHYHNPLEIQGRRDSSGLRLYYTATLRRFDAGIMELGLVYTPLMAIPPQETAFVLTGYCTDKCTQMALPPSGIRIFASQLHTHLTGRKVVTVLARNGQEREIVNRDDHYSPHFQEIRMLKKVVSVHPGDVLITSCTYNTGDRDLATVGGFGILEEMCVNYVHYYPRTQLELCKSAVDAGFLRKYFHTVNRFNAEEVCTCPQASVPEQFASVPWNSFSRDMLKAVYGFAPISVHCNKSTAVRFPGEWDLQPLPKITSKLEEPTPRCPASRGQSPTSPTVVSIGGSRS, encoded by the exons ATGTACGGCACAGCGGTGGCTGTCTTCCTGGTCATCCTCGTGGCCGCGCTGCAGGGCTCGGGACCCCCCGAGAGTCCCTTCCCCTACCGAGTACCGTTGGACCCCGAGGGGTCCCTGGAGCTCTCCTGGAATGTCAGCTACACGCAGGAGACGGTCTACTTCCAGCTCCTGGTGCGGGAACTCAAGGCCGGGGTCCTGTTCGGGATGTCAAACCGTGGGGAGCTGGAGAACGCTGACCTGGTCGTGCTCTGGACCGACGGGGACAGTGCCTACTTTGGG GATGCCTGGAGTGACGAGCAGGGGCGGATCCACCTAGATTCCCAGCAGGATTACCAGCTGCTGCAGGCTCGGAGGACGCCGGAAGGCCTGTGCCTGCTCTTCAAGCGGCCCTTTGGCACCTGTGACCCCAAGGACTACCTCATTGAG GATGGCACCGTCCACCTGGTGTACGGGGTCTTGGAGGAGCCTTTCGGGTCGCTGGAGGCCATCAATACGTCGGGGCTGCAGATCGGGCTACAGAGGGTCCAGCTGCTGAAACCCAACATCTCCATCCCGGCCTTGCCCTCGGACTTGCTCACCATGGAGATCCGCGCCCCGGACGTCCTGATCCCCGGCAAGAAGACCACGTACTGGTGCCACATCACCGAGCTTCCAGAGGGCTTCTCTCGGCACCACATCGTCATG GCCTTTTACTATCCAGAAGAAGCAGGCCTTGCCTTTGGGGGCGCCGGGTCCTCCAGATTCCTCCGTCTGGAAGTTCACTACCACAACCCGCTGGAGATCCAAG GCCGGCGGGACTCCTCCGGCCTCCGCCTGTACTACACGGCCACGCTCCGGCGCTTCGACGCGGGGATCATGGAGCTGGGGCTGGTGTACACGCCCCTGATGGCCATCCCCCCGCAGGAGACGGCCTTCGTCCTCACCGGCTACTGCACCGACAAGTGCACCCAGATG GCCCTGCCGCCCTCAGGGATCCGCATCTTCGCCTCTCAGCTCCACACACACCTGACCGGGAGAAAGGTGGTCACCGTGCTGGCCCGGAATGGCCAAGAGAGGGAGATCGTGAACCGGGATGACCACTACAGCCCTCACTTCCAG GAGATACGCATGTTGAAGAAGGTCGTGTCTGTGCACCCG GGGGACGTGCTCATCACTTCCTGTACCTACAACACAGGGGACAGGGACCTGGCCACTGTG GGGGGCTTCGGGATCCTGGAGGAGATGTGCGTCAACTACGTGCACTACTACCCCCGCACGCAGCTGGAGCTCTGCAAGAGTGCGGTGGACGCCGGCTTCCTGCGGAAGTATTTCCACACCGTGAACAG GTTCAATGCGGAGGAAGTGTGCACCTGCCCTCAGGCCTCTGTCCCTGAGCAGTTTGCTTCCGTTCCCTGGAACTCCTTCAGTCGAGACATGCTCAAGGCCGTGTACGGCTTCGCACCCATCTCCGTGCACTGCAACAAGTCCACGGCCGTCCGCTTCCCG GGTGAGTGGGATCTGCAGCCCCTGCCCAAGATCACCTCCAAGCTAGAAGAGCCCACCCCTCGGTGTCCAGCCAGCCGGGGTCAGAGCCCCACCAGCCCCACTGTGGTCAGCATTGGTGGGAGCAGAAGCTGA